From Bacteroidales bacterium:
AAATATAGTATGCTTCACAGTTAATTGCAACCCATAAAAAGCCGGTATAATAATCCCTTTTCCTGACAAAAGCGCAATAAAACCTATCAGGAAAATTAGTTCAGTCCCTGTATTTCCTTGTTTATTTTTACGACTGGAAGGAGAGAAAAGTTACAGTATATGCTTACAAACGAGTTTGTTAGATGGTTAAAGATATCTAACTTTTGCCGCACCTTTTCCTATCGTTTACGATTCCCTGTTAGCGGAGAATACCTCTCTCAGAACGTCTATTGACCGGATTTTTCCCATACCCTCGAGGTGTATCTGGTAGAATTTTATGATTTCGTCGAGAAAGCGGGAACGTTGAATGCCGTTAAGGTAAACATTTTCAAGATTCTGGGGTGAAAGGTTCATCAATGTTGCCAGCAAGGCTGATTCTTCCTGTGGCATGGCATTAACGGATGCTTTCAGTTGTTCGACAAACTTCCCCGAAGTTCCGTCAAAAAAACAATGATATTCATCAAAATTCCCTGAAGGAAAGAATCCAAGGTATTTTGTAAGATGGACGGCAAAAAAGAGATGGTAATTTGCTGTTCCTTTCTGCAACCGGTTCAGTTGAAGAACAGACTGGTAAAGAAACCGGAACATAGGTTCATTTGGTTCTTCTTCCCGCAAAACTTTATACAGAAGCTCTGCCATGAAAAGGGAAACAGCCCCTTTTACAGGGTCAGGGAGCTGGAACTGTTCAGGAAGGGCAGAAGCAAATTCTTTCAGTATCTGGATTTCGCGTGAAGGTTTGTAGTAAATTTCCATCGAAATGATCCTCAGGGGCTGAAGCAGCGCAGCACGTCCCGGTTTTTTTTCATTTCTTACTCCTTTTGCCATAAGGGAAATCCTTCCGAAGTGCTCGGTGTAGGCATGCACTATCAGGCTTGACTCCCCATAGCGTAAGGTATGCAAAACAATACCGGTAGTTTTTGCTATCATAGACCAGGCAACAGAATTCAAGAACCGGAATCCGGTTTTGTATCGAGTTTCGGGTTTTGCGTTCCGGGCTTTTTAGTGGATAAACAGAAGTTTGGTAACATAGGTTTTCGAGCCGTCTTCGTTGGTGCAGAAGACCAGATACACACCGGTAGCAACCCTGCGACCGTCGAAGTTTTTACCATTCCATACAGCCTGTCCACCAAGTGCTTTTGTTTCAAAAACAAGGTTTCCTGAAATGTCGGTGATTTTGACATTGACATTTCGTGCCAGTCCGGTGATGGTAATATCGCCATGGTAGGTTTCCCTGACCGGATTGGGGAAGACGTAGACCTTGCCGAAAGAATCGCCTCCGCTGGTGGCTGTTCCGCGGTAGGAAACAATGCCTTTGTCGGTGGCGAAAAATACTTCACCGGTTTGTCCGTCAATCGTAATGGAGTTGATGGTGTTGGAAAGGAGGGGACTGTTTTCTCTTGTAAAATGATGAATCTGCTTCAGTCCGTCGGCAGAAATCAGATAAACACCTGAATTTCGGGTTCCGAACCATTTGCGGTTTGCTCCATCAACGGCAATGCTGGTAATGGTTTCTGTTGAAAGCAGGTAATCACCAAGGCCGGAACCGTCATTCCGGGGTACGAGGATTTGCTGGGCATATCCTCCCGCCTGGGGCCCTTCAAAAACAGCGGCAGGATGATAATACACCACAGGACCTGAAGCTGTACCTACCCAGATGTTCCCTTCCAGGTCTTCCGCGATATCATAAACAAAGTTGCTGATTTCATTTCCGGCATTATCGGCAATGGAAACACGGGTGTAGGTATCATCCCTGATATCGCCGGGGGTGCCGTTATCATCGAATACAAACAGTCCGTTTCCACGGGGAAGTATGACCCATTTTCTGTTGCCGGAATCAATGAGCAGTTTACTGACGTTGGGAGCATTGATGGCAGGGCCGTAATTAAGGCTGGTCCATTTCCCATCAGCCGAGAGTACCGAAATGGGATTTGATACACCGGAATTGGTAACCCAGAGGTTCATATTCTTGTCAAAGGCCATGCCGTACACCCGGCAAAAATCGCCCGGAATGATGGTTTGCAGGGAACTGTTGGAAGGATTGTACACGGCTTTCTTTTGCATTTTCTCCAGATAAATGATTCCATATCCCCAGGTTGCCACATAAAGGTTGTCGGGTTCGTTTGGTCTGGCAATAACATTTATAGCATCGCGGGCGTCGTAATCAGTCCACGATTGCCATTTTTGGCCGTCAAAGATATGGACGCAGGGAAGGTTATAGAGATTTCCCCAGGCAGAAGACAAACCTCCGGCAGTTACAAAAATTTTTCCCGATGCACTATACGCCAGGAATGCGTCGTTGTTTGAGGGTCCGTCAGGCACAATTGTATCCCGGCCTGTTTGCGGATTTTCCCTTATAATTCCGTGGTAATGATCGGCGGTCCAGATGACATCTTCCTTATCAATCAGGGCATGACGGGGATCGCCGGTCCAGGAGTGACGGAGAAGGCGAAGGTTGGAATCGTAAACATCCGCATAATTCTGGCTTGCGACAACCAGTTTCCCGGAGCATACTTCCAGGGAGTAATAATAGGTTCCATCGGGATACAGCAAGGTGCCCAGTTCTTTCCACTGGCCATTGTCAGAATAATAGACGTGATCGTTCCGGGTACCGGAACCATGATAGACAGCAAACAATTTCCCCTCAAACCAGGCAAGTGAAGTAAAACTCTCCGAAAAATTTGGTATGTCAGAGATCTGGCTCCATGCAGAAAAATCAACCAGATTGGGGTTATTCAATGAAGCTTTATAGATTCCTGAGCCGGTAGCGGCAAAGATATGATCATCACTGGTTGCGACGGCAAATACTTCGGCCGGACTTCCTCCTGGGCCAAGGTAATATGTGTCTTTTATTTCGCGTTTATCGGGATTCAGCAAGGCAATGCCAAACCCACATGAGAGGTAGGCGAGATTTCCCCTGATATGAATATGGTTAATGGTTTTGTTGGTCAGGCCTGATTTGAGAAAAATATCGGGTACATTAATGATACTTTCTGAGGTAACAATGTCAATGTTTCCGTTTTTATATCCGGCAACCAGCCGGTTATTGGCACTGTCAAAGGCAATGGTGCTCAGTTCGATATCGTGCAATCCGTCAACAGTTGAGATTTTGCTCACAGAGTGGTCGTTGCGGTGGTAGCAGAAGAGGCTTCCGGAGGTAGCACAAAAAACCCTGTTGCCTGCATCAGCCAGACGGAATGCCTGGCGGTAGGAAAGGTGATCACGCCAGGCTCCGACAGGTATTTGCCCATGGGAAGTGAGAGCAATGAAAACAACGACCGAAAGAAGTCCTGACCGTTTCATTAAAGGTTTCTATAGAGTACGTTCAAATTGGCTCTTTATTGTATTGTAACCGGACGAAAAGAACAAACTACAGTTTTGTATTCAGGTAGGCGGCCAGGGCTTTCATGGCGATGGCCCGGTGGCTGATTTTATTTTTCTCATCCAGCGGCATTTCTGCAAAGGTCTGGGAATAGCCATCAGGCTGAAAAACAGGGTCGTACCCAAATCCTTCCTCACCCCTGGGCTCCCTGATGATGGTGCCGTATACGGTTCCTTCAAAAAAGCGCACTTCACCGTTTTCCATATAGGCAATCACGGTACGGAATCTGGCCCTTCTGTTGTTTATATTCTTCATGCGCTCGAGAAGCTTCAGCATATTGGCTTTTGCATCCTTATTCTCGCCGGCATACCTTGCTGAAAAGACTCCCGGTTCACCTTGCAGGGCATCAACTTCCAGCGCAGTGTCGTCGGCAAAACAATTCCGGTGAAATTTCCGGTAAACAAATGATGCCTTGGCTGCGGCGTTTTCTTCGAGGGTATGGAAAGGTTCGGGTATTTCTTCCTGAAAACCGAGGTCAGCAAGGCTGGTTATGGTGAAATCTTTCCTCAGAAGATTCCTGATCTCTTTGACTTTATGAGGATTGTTGGTGGCAAAAATAATTTCCATACAGGTAAATTACGGGTGCTAAAATAGAAAATATTTCAGGACCTGACCGGTGCAGGAATATTGCCTATGAACAGCCAACCGGAATAGGATGCCCGTCAGATGAAGGATGAATTTTCTTCCTGGTAAGTTCAATAATGAAGGGCCGGGACTTTCCGTGAATCAGCATCCGGTAGCACTGAACCCGCCGGCGAGTTTACCCGGTCGCGGGTTGACGCACATAACGGGAATTCTGGCGGAATTTGCGAGAATTTTTTGTTCGTCGGCGCCCAGGACAAAGCCTGTAAAGATGATACTGCGGGAAGTAATGATCAGGATCATGTCGGCATTTACCTGCCGGGCATATTCAATGGTTTCCGTGGCAAAATCATCTTTTCCGGGAGCTTCCGCAACCTCATATTCGATGTTGTTGTTGTCAAGGTATTTCCGGGTAAAGGTAACATTGTTGTGCAGCATTGTTTTCAGGCCTCTGTCGGAAACATGCTGAAGGAAAAGATGAAACTTGCAGTGATAATAATAGGAAAGAAAACTGGACCAGCGGATTTTTTCCTTGCTTTCTTTCCGGTAATTGATAGGGAAAACAACATTTTTATAGGCATCGCTTGAGGGTGGGGCCTGCACAACAATAAAGGGGACTTTTGCTTTTACAATAACTTTGAGTGCCCAACTCCCGAGAAATTTTTGCATTCCTTTAATGCCATGGGTTCCCATGATGATGATTTCAGCATTCAGATCGGTTGCTGCTTCTCCGATTGTTTTGAAAATGTTCCCTTTCAGCACTTTAAATTCGGGCTTGACATGATATTTCTGTTCCAGTTCACCGGCTGATAAATGCAGCCTTACAGAAGCATCCTGAATTTCGGATTCTTCTTTTACAATGTGAAGAAGGGTTATAGTATTGCCCGTAACCTGGGCTACATTTTTGGCATGCGCCACTGCAAATTCAGCTTTTTCGCTGAAATCCCAGGGAACCAGAATTGTTCTTTTTCGCGTATTCATACTGAATGCCATTTAGGGTTAGAAACTTTGGAATTTTATGTTACTTTTGGGTTGATTCAAAGGATGTCATCCAACAGAAAACATCCTAAATTATGAATTTTATCTGTAACATCCGCAACGTACGTATCCTTTTTTTCATTTCTGCCGGTTTATTATTTTGTCAACGATCACATAGTCAGCAAATTAATGGATTAATTTATGCTGATGAAGTAATCTCCCTGCCACCATGGCCTCAAAACAAAATTCATTCAATTGCCAGGGATTCACTGGGGTACTTTTATGTTTCTGTGCAGGACCGGATTTATCATTACAGCGATTTGCCAAGGGAGATAGCCTATACGGGCTCTCCCGTGCGTTTATGCTGTGCAGCTGATGGTACGATTTTTCTTGGAGGTATCAATGGATTCGGCCTGCTGACCAAATCCTGCACATTCGGATATCGTATCAAAAGACTGTCTGACGGCCTGGAAACTCTGCCCGGGCGGGTTTATTCTATGCTTGTTTCGGATACGGTATGCTATGCTCTTGCAGATTCGGGGCTGTATCTGCTTCATAAGGCCGGTGCAGTGAAAATCCTCAGGGGTACTGATATAAAAGACTGGAAATATATAGAGCCTTCTTATCTTTTTGTTCATACCGGCGATACTCTTATCGGTATTTACCCGGGAGGTCTGGTCAGGGAGATAGTCAAGGGAGCGGAAGGAAAAATTATACTGTCGGTTCAGAAATCCGGACATTCTCTTTTTGCCGGTGTTGGCCATACTGTTGTGTTTTCGGCAGGGAAGGAAGGTATTCTGAAATTGCGCAAGCAAATTCAAGCGGAAGAGAGCAGTTTTCTCGTCAATCCGGGCATTTTTGCAAACGGAAGCATGGCGGATCTTCCTGTGCAGGGTACTATCTGTTTTTACCCTGTAAAAAAGGAAGAATCCTATACCTGGAATTTCAAAATCCCGCAAAGTTCCTGCTACCTGCCTGGTGTTTTTATTAAAGACAATGAGCTTTTTGTTTATTCGGACTATGGTATTTACAGGCCATGGATTCCTCCGCCGATTTTTTATTATTCTACCGTCGAGTCAGAAGGTTGTGTTTTTCCTGAACAAATTTTCATCCTTCATGAGCATGCAGGAATTCTTTCGGGAAACTGCCTTACATGGATGAAAATCTTAACCCGTGGCGGAACGGCAAGTCTGGAATGCCAGAGGAAAATTGAAATTCCAGGCGAAACAGGTTCCTTCTCAAGGATGATAGTAATTGCCGGGACTGCTTACCTTGTGCACTCGTCAGGAATTTATCGTGCGGTGCCTTCAGGGCTTGATAAAGTTTTTGCAGGCAGAGGTATTTCCGCAGCGGAAGCCAGTGGTGACAGAAAGTATTTACTGGTTCTTGCGGGCCATACTTTGCTGAGGTTTCCGGTTGAGAATGCAGGAAATAGGGCCAATCTGAAGGCTGACGCCGAAATCGTTCTTTCTGCCGGTAACTATGGCGCGATAGGGTCAAAAGACGGCCGGCAAATTTTTCTCTCGGCCGGAGGCAGCAGGATATTGGATATCAGAACAGAGGGAAAGAACAAGTACCGTATCGATACACTGAGTATATCATCCGGGGCAGGATTTTATCTGATTTCTGCCTTTGCCGGTGTTTTTGCAGTTACCCCGACCGGTGTTATGCAGTATGATTCT
This genomic window contains:
- the recO gene encoding DNA repair protein RecO, which translates into the protein MIAKTTGIVLHTLRYGESSLIVHAYTEHFGRISLMAKGVRNEKKPGRAALLQPLRIISMEIYYKPSREIQILKEFASALPEQFQLPDPVKGAVSLFMAELLYKVLREEEPNEPMFRFLYQSVLQLNRLQKGTANYHLFFAVHLTKYLGFFPSGNFDEYHCFFDGTSGKFVEQLKASVNAMPQEESALLATLMNLSPQNLENVYLNGIQRSRFLDEIIKFYQIHLEGMGKIRSIDVLREVFSANRES
- a CDS encoding T9SS type A sorting domain-containing protein, with the translated sequence MKRSGLLSVVVFIALTSHGQIPVGAWRDHLSYRQAFRLADAGNRVFCATSGSLFCYHRNDHSVSKISTVDGLHDIELSTIAFDSANNRLVAGYKNGNIDIVTSESIINVPDIFLKSGLTNKTINHIHIRGNLAYLSCGFGIALLNPDKREIKDTYYLGPGGSPAEVFAVATSDDHIFAATGSGIYKASLNNPNLVDFSAWSQISDIPNFSESFTSLAWFEGKLFAVYHGSGTRNDHVYYSDNGQWKELGTLLYPDGTYYYSLEVCSGKLVVASQNYADVYDSNLRLLRHSWTGDPRHALIDKEDVIWTADHYHGIIRENPQTGRDTIVPDGPSNNDAFLAYSASGKIFVTAGGLSSAWGNLYNLPCVHIFDGQKWQSWTDYDARDAINVIARPNEPDNLYVATWGYGIIYLEKMQKKAVYNPSNSSLQTIIPGDFCRVYGMAFDKNMNLWVTNSGVSNPISVLSADGKWTSLNYGPAINAPNVSKLLIDSGNRKWVILPRGNGLFVFDDNGTPGDIRDDTYTRVSIADNAGNEISNFVYDIAEDLEGNIWVGTASGPVVYYHPAAVFEGPQAGGYAQQILVPRNDGSGLGDYLLSTETITSIAVDGANRKWFGTRNSGVYLISADGLKQIHHFTRENSPLLSNTINSITIDGQTGEVFFATDKGIVSYRGTATSGGDSFGKVYVFPNPVRETYHGDITITGLARNVNVKITDISGNLVFETKALGGQAVWNGKNFDGRRVATGVYLVFCTNEDGSKTYVTKLLFIH
- a CDS encoding non-canonical purine NTP diphosphatase encodes the protein MEIIFATNNPHKVKEIRNLLRKDFTITSLADLGFQEEIPEPFHTLEENAAAKASFVYRKFHRNCFADDTALEVDALQGEPGVFSARYAGENKDAKANMLKLLERMKNINNRRARFRTVIAYMENGEVRFFEGTVYGTIIREPRGEEGFGYDPVFQPDGYSQTFAEMPLDEKNKISHRAIAMKALAAYLNTKL
- a CDS encoding universal stress protein; amino-acid sequence: MNTRKRTILVPWDFSEKAEFAVAHAKNVAQVTGNTITLLHIVKEESEIQDASVRLHLSAGELEQKYHVKPEFKVLKGNIFKTIGEAATDLNAEIIIMGTHGIKGMQKFLGSWALKVIVKAKVPFIVVQAPPSSDAYKNVVFPINYRKESKEKIRWSSFLSYYYHCKFHLFLQHVSDRGLKTMLHNNVTFTRKYLDNNNIEYEVAEAPGKDDFATETIEYARQVNADMILIITSRSIIFTGFVLGADEQKILANSARIPVMCVNPRPGKLAGGFSATGC